From the Acidobacteriota bacterium genome, one window contains:
- a CDS encoding HYR domain-containing protein, with translation MRSPVVARSLIALAAIALLTTLFALTWERHAPRVAAQSTCVQPPSGMVSWWPGDSTANDVQGSNNGALQNGATFAAGEVGQGFFFDGVDDFVRVPHNTNLDPGTGSFTIDAWIKTTKTTGSQIIVSKYECGQACPPGVANSIYFVTIKDGKLETTIRDTDASAPGIQVLAGATFLADGNFHHVVMLRDIAASQLRLYVDGVLDASAALNAAADGAIKDDDGEPDPFLIGARFVGGATTKTEFFSGIIDEVEFFNRALATSEIQSIVSAGSAGKCKTIMVAVDPKATYLRTTCDNPALPTIVDLAALGFAPGDRLKLSYSVAPPGFSFVCGQTPVGAEQTTVLGVFSNSNTLLPLSVQPRIPGAIEAGDDVGTGPNFFCNEANDIPQDFRLFPPGGLIIQLPAGATHLFLGVGDSYWADNCGSIKVTVERAPNRPPVATCQNVTVSAGATCTAAASIDNGSSDPDGDAFTLTQAPAGPYPLGNTSVTLTVTDSKGAASQCTAIVTVVDTTPPQITSPANAVYQCLSQVPPGSPSQATATDNCSTPTITVADASNGGAGSTASPLVITRVFVAKDAANNSNSATQTITVIDDTPPTISAPLAVNIATGPGATTCGAIVSEAMLGTATANDNCGSATITRSGVPSGNFFPVGATTLTYTANDGHGNTAMATQTVTVVDNTPPTISAPPTVNAATGAGATACSVVISDATLGAATANDNCTVTVTRSGVPAGNLFPVGTTTLTYTANDGNGNMATATQTVTVIDNTPPLLNCPANIIKPTDPGQCSAVVNFTVTATDNCPGVTVVSSPPAGSVFPPGMTTVTTTATDAAGNSATCSFTVTVNDTEQPLISCPAGTTVAANASCQAAVPNVLGSVTAADNCTPLGALTKTQSPAAGTLAGLGTTTITVTVSDVAGNSNTCTTTVTVVDSTPPVITACAASQAANANANCQAALPDFTGAVTATDNCTASGALTITQSPAAGTLVGLGTTAVTLTVRDAAGNTSTCATSFTVADHTNPVLSNCPSPITVYTGAGATACAATASWTPPTAADSCGSPTLTSSHNPGATFPVGTTTVTYTARDVAGNQASCSFTVTVIDNTPPVIACPANVAMFCGATVNPGVATATDNCAGVTVAGVRSDGQPLNAPYPLGTTTITWRATDAAGNQAACQQTVMVTNPPPVATITGPATGSVYAAGTLVNFTGSFTDNAGGTHTATWAFDNLTSAGTVNETTGAITGSFTFTAAGVYKVTLTVTDNCGGAHTTDVIGPDGLTELVVIYDASAGWVTGGGWINSPAGAYVPIPSLTGKANFGFVSKYQNGNSVPTGNTDFQFKAGNLNFHSTSYEWMVIAGARAQYKGAGTINGAGDYRFMLTAIDGDQPGGGGADKFRIRIWNNTGGGLV, from the coding sequence ATGCGTAGCCCCGTTGTTGCTCGCTCGCTCATCGCTCTCGCGGCAATCGCTTTGCTGACCACGTTGTTCGCGCTGACTTGGGAGCGCCACGCCCCGCGCGTCGCCGCGCAAAGCACTTGCGTGCAGCCACCTTCAGGCATGGTTAGCTGGTGGCCGGGCGATAGCACCGCCAACGACGTTCAGGGTAGTAACAACGGCGCGCTGCAAAATGGCGCAACGTTTGCGGCGGGCGAGGTGGGACAAGGATTCTTCTTTGATGGCGTAGACGATTTTGTCCGGGTTCCGCATAACACCAACCTTGATCCGGGCACCGGCTCCTTCACGATTGATGCGTGGATCAAGACCACGAAAACGACCGGGTCGCAGATTATCGTCAGCAAGTACGAGTGCGGGCAGGCATGTCCACCAGGAGTCGCCAACTCCATCTATTTCGTGACGATCAAAGATGGCAAGCTTGAAACGACTATTCGCGACACCGATGCGAGCGCGCCAGGCATTCAGGTGCTGGCTGGAGCAACGTTTCTCGCGGACGGCAATTTCCACCACGTGGTCATGCTCAGAGACATTGCAGCCAGCCAACTCCGTTTGTACGTTGATGGTGTGCTGGACGCCAGCGCGGCTTTGAATGCCGCGGCTGACGGCGCGATCAAGGATGACGATGGCGAGCCTGATCCATTCCTGATCGGCGCGCGCTTCGTAGGCGGCGCAACCACCAAAACAGAATTTTTCTCCGGCATTATTGACGAGGTGGAGTTCTTCAACCGCGCCCTCGCTACTTCGGAAATTCAATCCATCGTCAGCGCGGGCAGCGCGGGCAAGTGCAAAACCATCATGGTAGCAGTTGACCCCAAAGCCACCTATCTTCGTACCACGTGCGACAACCCGGCGCTGCCAACCATTGTGGATTTAGCGGCGCTGGGCTTTGCTCCGGGCGACCGCTTGAAGTTGAGCTACAGTGTCGCGCCGCCGGGCTTCAGCTTTGTTTGCGGCCAAACGCCCGTGGGAGCTGAACAAACTACAGTGCTAGGCGTCTTCAGCAACTCCAACACGCTGTTGCCGCTCAGCGTCCAGCCGCGCATCCCTGGCGCGATTGAGGCGGGAGATGATGTGGGGACAGGACCGAACTTTTTTTGCAACGAGGCAAATGATATCCCACAGGACTTTCGCCTCTTCCCGCCGGGCGGGTTGATCATTCAGCTCCCCGCTGGTGCAACTCACCTCTTCTTAGGCGTTGGTGACAGCTATTGGGCTGACAATTGCGGGAGTATAAAAGTCACCGTCGAGCGAGCGCCAAACAGGCCACCAGTGGCGACCTGCCAGAATGTGACCGTCTCTGCGGGCGCGACCTGCACCGCCGCCGCTTCGATTGACAACGGCTCTTCCGATCCCGATGGCGATGCGTTCACGCTCACGCAAGCGCCAGCGGGGCCATATCCGCTCGGCAACACTTCCGTGACGCTGACCGTGACCGACAGCAAAGGCGCAGCCAGCCAATGCACCGCCATCGTCACCGTGGTTGACACCACGCCGCCGCAAATTACCTCACCCGCGAATGCCGTTTATCAGTGCCTCAGCCAAGTCCCGCCCGGCAGCCCGTCACAGGCCACGGCCACGGATAATTGCAGCACACCGACCATCACCGTGGCCGATGCCAGCAACGGCGGCGCAGGCTCGACGGCCAGCCCGCTCGTCATCACGCGCGTCTTTGTGGCAAAGGATGCGGCGAACAATAGCAACAGCGCGACCCAGACCATCACGGTGATTGACGACACGCCGCCCACGATCAGCGCGCCGCTCGCCGTGAATATCGCGACAGGGCCAGGCGCAACGACTTGCGGCGCAATCGTCAGCGAGGCCATGCTGGGCACAGCGACCGCGAATGATAACTGCGGCAGCGCGACCATCACGCGCAGCGGCGTGCCATCCGGCAACTTCTTCCCGGTCGGCGCGACTACGCTCACTTACACAGCGAATGATGGACACGGCAACACGGCCATGGCCACGCAGACCGTCACCGTCGTTGACAACACGCCACCCACGATCAGCGCGCCGCCAACCGTGAACGCCGCGACTGGCGCGGGCGCGACCGCGTGCAGCGTCGTCATCAGCGATGCCACGCTCGGCGCGGCGACGGCCAATGACAACTGCACTGTCACCGTCACGCGCAGCGGCGTGCCCGCTGGGAATCTCTTCCCGGTCGGCACGACGACGCTCACGTACACAGCGAATGACGGGAACGGCAACATGGCGACGGCCACGCAGACCGTGACGGTGATTGACAACACGCCGCCGCTGCTCAATTGCCCGGCGAACATCATCAAGCCAACTGATCCCGGCCAGTGCTCGGCGGTCGTCAATTTCACGGTGACGGCGACGGACAATTGCCCCGGCGTAACAGTCGTCAGCAGTCCGCCAGCAGGTTCAGTCTTCCCGCCGGGGATGACGACGGTGACGACTACCGCGACGGATGCGGCGGGCAACAGCGCCACCTGCTCTTTCACGGTCACGGTCAACGACACCGAGCAACCGCTGATCAGTTGCCCGGCAGGCACGACGGTCGCGGCCAATGCCAGTTGCCAGGCGGCAGTGCCGAATGTGTTGGGCAGCGTCACGGCAGCGGATAACTGCACGCCGCTTGGAGCCTTGACCAAGACGCAGAGTCCGGCGGCGGGCACACTGGCCGGTCTCGGCACGACGACGATTACCGTGACGGTCAGCGACGTAGCGGGCAACAGCAACACCTGCACGACGACGGTCACGGTGGTGGACAGCACCCCGCCTGTGATCACCGCTTGCGCCGCATCGCAAGCGGCCAACGCCAACGCCAACTGTCAAGCGGCGCTGCCCGATTTCACCGGCGCAGTCACGGCCACAGACAATTGCACGGCGAGCGGCGCGCTGACCATCACCCAGAGTCCGGCGGCGGGCACGCTGGTCGGTCTGGGCACGACGGCGGTGACGCTCACCGTGCGGGATGCGGCGGGCAACACCTCCACCTGTGCGACCAGCTTCACGGTGGCTGACCACACGAATCCGGTGCTCAGCAATTGCCCCTCGCCCATCACGGTTTACACGGGCGCGGGGGCGACAGCGTGCGCGGCGACGGCAAGCTGGACGCCGCCAACCGCCGCGGATAGCTGCGGCAGCCCAACGCTGACTTCCTCGCACAATCCCGGCGCGACCTTCCCCGTTGGCACGACGACCGTGACTTACACGGCGCGGGATGTGGCAGGCAATCAGGCAAGCTGTTCCTTCACGGTGACGGTCATAGACAACACGCCGCCGGTGATTGCCTGCCCGGCCAACGTCGCGATGTTCTGCGGCGCGACGGTCAATCCCGGTGTGGCGACGGCGACGGATAATTGCGCGGGCGTGACGGTGGCCGGCGTCCGCAGCGACGGGCAACCGCTCAACGCGCCCTACCCGCTCGGCACGACTACGATCACCTGGCGCGCCACCGATGCGGCGGGTAATCAAGCCGCTTGCCAACAGACCGTGATGGTCACCAATCCGCCCCCGGTGGCAACGATCACCGGCCCCGCGACCGGCTCGGTCTACGCCGCCGGCACGCTGGTCAACTTCACCGGCAGTTTCACCGACAACGCGGGCGGCACGCACACGGCCACCTGGGCATTCGACAACCTGACGTCAGCGGGCACGGTGAACGAAACGACCGGCGCCATCACCGGCAGCTTCACCTTTACGGCAGCGGGCGTTTACAAAGTGACGTTGACTGTGACGGACAACTGCGGCGGCGCGCACACGACCGATGTCATTGGGCCTGACGGCTTGACCGAGTTGGTGGTGATCTACGATGCGAGCGCCGGCTGGGTGACGGGCGGCGGCTGGATCAATTCGCCTGCTGGCGCTTACGTGCCGATTCCGTCGTTGACCGGCAAGGCCAACTTCGGCTTCGTCTCGAAGTATCAGAACGGGAACAGCGTGCCGACGGGCAACACCGACTTCCAGTTCAAGGCGGGCAATCTCAACTTCCACAGCACGAGCTATGAATGGATGGTCATCGCCGGCGCGCGCGCGCAATACAAAGGCGCGGGCACGATCAACGGCGCGGGCGATTACCGCTTCATGCTGACGGCCATTGACGGCGACCAGCCGGGCGGCGGCGGCGCGGACAAGTTCCGCATTCGCATCTGGAACAACACGGGCGGCGGGCTGGTT
- a CDS encoding helix-turn-helix transcriptional regulator produces MGQGTPQLYLFDTFCLDVGKRLLLCAGAVVPLKSKDFELLLALVERREQVLSKEELMRRLWPDSIVEEGNLSVHVFALRRALGETPDEHRYIVTVPGRGYSFVAEVRVVLGAEVGCVSAHEELEPVGGAMPLTSRFYVERRTDAEFQAAVARRDSIVLVKGARQVGKTSLLARSLQRAREAGARVALTDFQLFNAAQLASAESFLLALAKTLAEQLELAQTPAEVWDAELGPSMNFTRYLRRAALGESEAHLVWGMDEVDRLFACAFGNEVFGLFRSWHNARSLEPAGPWLRLTLALAYATEAHLFITDIHQSPFNVGTRLTLEDFTLEQIADLNRRYGAPLADDAEVARYFALVGGHPYLARRGLSELVTTGSGLSNLEARAAQDAGPFGDHLRRLLFALSQDAALCEIVRGMMQGQPCPTAESFYRLRSAGVVVGETARAAQLRCGLYASYLEEHLPCSN; encoded by the coding sequence ATGGGCCAAGGAACTCCACAACTTTATCTGTTCGACACTTTCTGCCTGGATGTCGGCAAGCGGCTGTTGCTCTGCGCGGGCGCGGTGGTGCCGCTCAAATCCAAAGACTTCGAATTGTTGCTGGCGCTGGTCGAGCGGCGCGAGCAGGTGCTGAGCAAAGAGGAATTGATGCGGCGCTTGTGGCCGGACAGCATCGTCGAAGAGGGCAACCTCAGCGTGCACGTCTTCGCCTTGCGCCGCGCGCTCGGCGAAACGCCCGACGAGCATCGCTACATCGTGACCGTGCCGGGACGCGGCTACAGCTTCGTCGCCGAGGTGCGCGTGGTACTGGGCGCGGAAGTGGGTTGCGTTAGCGCGCACGAGGAATTGGAACCGGTCGGCGGCGCAATGCCGCTCACTTCGCGTTTTTATGTGGAGCGGCGGACGGACGCGGAGTTTCAAGCCGCCGTCGCGCGGCGCGACAGCATCGTGCTGGTCAAAGGCGCGCGGCAAGTGGGCAAGACTTCGCTGCTGGCGCGCAGCCTGCAACGCGCGCGTGAAGCGGGCGCGCGGGTCGCGCTCACCGATTTTCAATTGTTCAACGCCGCGCAACTGGCCTCGGCGGAAAGCTTTCTGTTGGCGCTGGCCAAAACCCTGGCTGAACAACTGGAACTCGCGCAGACGCCCGCCGAAGTGTGGGACGCCGAGTTGGGGCCGAGCATGAATTTCACGCGCTATCTGCGCCGCGCGGCGCTGGGCGAGAGCGAAGCCCACCTGGTCTGGGGCATGGATGAAGTTGACCGGCTCTTCGCTTGCGCGTTCGGCAACGAAGTCTTCGGCCTCTTCCGTTCGTGGCACAACGCGCGTTCGCTCGAACCGGCGGGGCCGTGGCTGCGGCTGACGCTGGCGCTGGCCTATGCGACCGAGGCGCATTTGTTCATCACCGACATTCACCAATCGCCCTTCAACGTCGGCACGCGCCTGACGCTCGAAGACTTCACGCTGGAACAAATCGCCGACCTCAATCGCCGTTACGGCGCGCCGTTGGCTGACGATGCGGAGGTCGCGCGTTATTTCGCGCTGGTCGGCGGGCATCCTTATCTGGCGCGGCGCGGTCTGTCTGAACTGGTGACGACAGGCAGCGGCCTATCGAATTTAGAAGCGCGCGCCGCGCAGGATGCCGGCCCGTTTGGCGACCACTTGCGGCGCTTGCTGTTTGCGTTGTCACAGGACGCGGCGTTGTGCGAGATCGTGCGCGGCATGATGCAAGGCCAGCCGTGTCCGACAGCGGAGAGTTTCTATCGCCTGCGCAGTGCGGGCGTGGTGGTGGGCGAGACGGCGCGCGCGGCGCAATTGCGCTGCGGGTTGTACGCGAGCTATCTGGAGGAACACCTGCCATGCTCGAACTAG
- a CDS encoding AAA-like domain-containing protein — MLELATDFYVTGGTLRRDARCYVERQADAELFTALRQGRFCYVLTARQMGKSSLMVQTAFRLREAEVGVAILDLTAIGQNVSAEQWYRGLLSYIGQQLELEDELLDYWRAQRELSPIQRWLRALRDVLLPHYPGPVVIFVDEIDAVLSLPFSTDEFFAALRECYNRRTEDPELARLSFCLLGVATPSDLIRDTRTTPFNIGQRIELHDFTEAEALSLAQGLRYEDKTSMALLKRIHHWTNGHPYLTQRLCQAVVEHNPQSQDHDSVGADLRVCPGGVRPDRGRHAGLPLRWFVNHWQAVDRLCAELFFTPRAQERDDNLLFVRERLLHSEVDLPSLLHLYEQVQRGQRVRDDEVNPVQSVLRLSGIARVEAGRLRERNRIYARVFDREWVKTNMPDAEVRRQRAAFRRGLWRATAVAAVIVAAMAVLVWFALQQRNRAVELGRANRRSLYAAHMNLAQQAWEIPDVGHVEELLEAHRPLAGEEDLRGFEWHYLWRLSHRQLFTLHHNDIVFSVAFSPDGKRLATGSGDRTAKLWDVATGQELLTFKGHSDRVLSVAFSPDGKRLATGSSDRTVKLWDTATGQELLTLKEPAGQIISVAFSPDGTRLATGSEARTVLWDSATGQELLALSGPASLVYAVAFSPDGKHLATGNSDQTAKLWDAATGQRLLTLKGHASLVYAVAFSPDGKRLATGSADQTAKLWDAATGQELLTLKGHSINVSAVAFSPDGQRLATGSYDRTAKLWDAATGAELLTLKGHSDAACLIAFSPDGQRLATGSYDRTAKLWNAATGQELLTLKGHSDSVSSVAFSPDGKNVASGSMDRTVKLWDAATGQALLTLKGHSDAISSVAFSPDGKRLATGSADRTVKLWNAATGQELLTLKGHSDFVMSVAFSPDGQRLATGSYDRTAKLWNAATGQELLTFKGHSYSVHAVAFSPDGNSIASGSGDGAVKLWDAATGQELLTLKGHSGVVRSLAFSLDGKRVASGSWDRTIKLWDAATGHDMFTLKGHSDAVMSVAFSPDGKRLASGCQDHTIKIWDAETGQELLTLKGHTSPIHSIAFSPDGKNIAAGGNDYPVKVWRAATDNGVLARIRP; from the coding sequence ATGCTCGAACTAGCCACCGATTTTTATGTCACCGGCGGCACACTGCGGCGCGACGCCCGCTGTTATGTCGAACGGCAAGCCGATGCCGAACTCTTCACCGCCTTGCGCCAGGGCCGGTTTTGTTACGTGCTGACGGCGCGCCAGATGGGTAAATCGAGCTTGATGGTGCAGACGGCCTTCCGTCTGCGCGAAGCCGAAGTGGGCGTCGCCATCCTAGACCTGACCGCCATCGGGCAGAACGTGAGCGCCGAGCAATGGTATCGCGGCCTGCTCAGTTACATCGGCCAGCAACTGGAACTCGAAGACGAACTGCTGGATTACTGGCGCGCGCAACGTGAACTCAGCCCCATCCAACGCTGGCTGCGCGCGTTGCGCGACGTGCTCTTGCCGCATTATCCCGGCCCGGTGGTGATCTTCGTGGACGAGATTGACGCCGTGCTGAGCCTGCCCTTTTCGACCGATGAATTTTTTGCCGCGCTGCGCGAATGCTACAACCGGCGCACGGAAGACCCGGAGTTGGCGCGCCTGAGCTTCTGTTTGCTCGGTGTGGCGACGCCGTCGGATTTGATCCGCGACACGCGCACGACGCCCTTCAACATCGGCCAGCGCATCGAACTGCACGATTTCACCGAAGCTGAGGCGCTGTCATTGGCGCAAGGCTTGCGATACGAAGACAAGACCAGCATGGCCTTGCTCAAACGAATCCACCATTGGACAAACGGACATCCATATCTGACGCAACGCCTCTGCCAGGCTGTCGTCGAGCACAATCCGCAATCACAAGATCACGACAGCGTAGGGGCAGACCTGCGTGTCTGCCCCGGTGGCGTCCGACCCGACCGGGGCAGACACGCAGGTCTGCCCCTACGTTGGTTTGTGAATCACTGGCAAGCGGTAGATCGTTTGTGCGCAGAGTTGTTCTTTACGCCGCGCGCGCAGGAACGCGACGACAATCTGCTCTTCGTGCGCGAACGCCTGCTGCACAGCGAAGTTGATCTGCCGAGCCTGTTGCACCTCTACGAACAAGTGCAGCGCGGCCAGCGCGTGCGCGACGACGAGGTGAACCCGGTGCAGAGCGTGCTGCGGCTGTCCGGCATTGCGCGGGTTGAAGCAGGGCGTTTGCGCGAACGCAATCGGATCTATGCGCGGGTCTTTGATCGGGAGTGGGTCAAGACGAATATGCCGGATGCGGAAGTGCGGCGGCAGCGCGCGGCCTTCCGGCGCGGCTTGTGGCGCGCGACGGCGGTGGCTGCGGTGATCGTCGCGGCGATGGCTGTCTTAGTTTGGTTCGCCCTCCAGCAACGAAATCGCGCCGTTGAACTGGGGCGGGCCAATCGCCGGTCGTTGTATGCGGCGCATATGAACCTGGCGCAACAGGCCTGGGAGATTCCTGACGTAGGACATGTCGAAGAGCTGTTAGAGGCGCACCGGCCGCTGGCAGGCGAGGAAGACCTACGCGGCTTCGAGTGGCATTACTTGTGGCGGCTCTCACACCGGCAGTTGTTCACCTTGCACCATAATGACATTGTCTTTTCAGTCGCCTTCTCACCTGATGGAAAGCGGCTGGCGACGGGCAGCGGTGATCGCACCGCTAAGCTCTGGGATGTCGCGACGGGACAGGAATTGCTGACCTTCAAAGGACATTCAGATCGTGTGCTGTCAGTCGCTTTCTCACCCGACGGGAAACGCCTGGCGACTGGCAGCAGTGATCGCACCGTCAAGCTGTGGGATACCGCGACGGGTCAAGAACTGCTCACGCTCAAAGAGCCTGCGGGGCAAATCATATCAGTCGCTTTCTCGCCGGATGGGACGCGGCTGGCGACTGGCAGTGAAGCTCGTACCGTGCTGTGGGATAGCGCGACAGGTCAGGAGTTGCTCGCGCTCAGCGGGCCTGCGAGCCTTGTCTATGCGGTCGCCTTCTCACCGGATGGCAAGCACCTGGCGACTGGCAACAGCGATCAAACCGCCAAGCTCTGGGATGCCGCGACGGGTCAGCGGCTGCTCACGCTCAAAGGGCATGCGAGCCTTGTCTATGCGGTCGCCTTTTCACCGGATGGCAAGCGGCTGGCGACCGGCAGTGCTGATCAAACCGCCAAGCTGTGGGACGCCGCAACGGGGCAGGAACTGCTCACGCTCAAAGGACATTCGATCAATGTCTCTGCGGTCGCCTTCTCACCGGATGGGCAGCGCCTGGCAACCGGAAGTTATGATCGAACCGCTAAATTGTGGGATGCCGCGACTGGTGCAGAACTGCTCACGCTCAAAGGGCATTCGGACGCTGCCTGTTTAATCGCCTTCTCACCGGATGGGCAGCGCCTGGCAACCGGGAGTTATGATCGAACCGCCAAGCTCTGGAATGCCGCGACCGGTCAGGAGTTGCTCACTCTCAAAGGGCATTCGGACTCTGTCTCTTCAGTGGCCTTCTCACCGGATGGAAAGAATGTAGCGTCAGGAAGCATGGATCGTACTGTCAAGCTGTGGGATGCTGCGACCGGCCAAGCACTGCTCACCCTCAAAGGACATTCGGACGCTATCTCTTCAGTCGCCTTCTCACCGGATGGGAAGCGTCTGGCTACCGGAAGCGCTGATCGTACTGTCAAGCTCTGGAATGCCGCGACCGGTCAGGAGTTGCTCACCCTCAAAGGACATTCAGACTTTGTCATGTCAGTCGCCTTTTCACCGGATGGGCAGCGACTGGCGACTGGGAGTTACGATCGAACCGCCAAGCTCTGGAATGCCGCGACCGGTCAGGAGTTGCTCACTTTCAAAGGGCATTCGTACTCTGTCCATGCAGTCGCCTTCTCACCTGATGGAAACAGCATAGCGTCAGGAAGCGGGGATGGTGCTGTCAAGCTGTGGGATGCTGCGACCGGCCAGGAACTGCTCACCCTCAAAGGCCATTCGGGCGTTGTTCGGTCACTTGCCTTCTCCCTTGATGGAAAGAGAGTAGCGTCAGGAAGCTGGGATCGCACCATCAAGCTGTGGGATGCCGCGACCGGCCATGACATGTTCACGCTCAAAGGACATTCAGATGCTGTCATGTCAGTTGCCTTCTCCCCTGATGGGAAGAGATTGGCGTCAGGATGCCAGGATCATACGATCAAAATATGGGATGCCGAGACCGGCCAGGAATTGCTCACTCTCAAAGGGCATACGAGCCCCATCCATTCAATAGCCTTTTCGCCGGACGGCAAGAATATAGCTGCGGGAGGCAATGACTACCCTGTAAAGGTGTGGCGCGCAGCTACGGACAACGGGGTCTTGGCACGCATAAGGCCGTGA